In the genome of Myxococcus stipitatus, one region contains:
- a CDS encoding WYL domain-containing protein, with protein MDRTERILDLVALLLDAREPISWAELREHFPADYGGSDDAAERKFERDKAELVELGFPLTYVQGDDERRDGYIVDRDAYYLPEADLTKEELAVLYAAGSAALASGVFPGRDDLAHALRKIGFFAGQSLPTPRVRMELGAVQEGQVKEVSARLEQLWDACAARKWVEISYASPKHPNATQRRVDPYGLALRRGVWTLVGHCHLRGGLRTFHVHRVRELKVNTARPRTPDFHVPEDFSLDSHVAYFPWQHRFHEPVEVVLRLSGTLASRASGLFPGATLEPMGEGLTLAKLRVSFLDGLARFCLSLGADCVVEGPESARSRLREMAARVANRHADALEGKVTA; from the coding sequence ATGGACCGCACTGAACGCATCCTCGACCTCGTGGCCCTCTTGCTCGACGCGCGCGAGCCCATCTCCTGGGCCGAGCTGCGCGAGCATTTCCCCGCTGACTATGGAGGCTCGGATGACGCCGCCGAGCGCAAGTTCGAGCGGGACAAGGCGGAGCTGGTGGAGCTGGGCTTCCCGCTCACCTACGTCCAGGGAGATGACGAACGCCGCGACGGCTACATCGTCGACCGCGACGCCTACTACCTGCCCGAAGCGGACCTGACCAAGGAGGAGCTGGCCGTGCTCTACGCCGCCGGCTCCGCGGCGCTGGCATCCGGCGTCTTCCCGGGACGGGACGACCTGGCGCACGCGCTGCGCAAGATTGGCTTCTTCGCGGGCCAGTCGCTGCCCACGCCCAGGGTCCGCATGGAGCTGGGCGCCGTGCAGGAGGGGCAGGTGAAGGAAGTCTCCGCGCGCCTGGAGCAGCTCTGGGATGCGTGCGCCGCCCGCAAGTGGGTGGAGATCTCCTACGCCAGCCCCAAGCACCCCAACGCGACCCAGCGCCGCGTGGACCCGTATGGCCTGGCGCTGCGGCGAGGCGTCTGGACGCTGGTGGGGCACTGCCACCTGCGCGGCGGCCTGCGCACGTTCCACGTCCACCGCGTCCGTGAGCTGAAGGTGAACACCGCGCGTCCGCGCACGCCGGACTTCCACGTGCCGGAGGACTTCTCGCTCGACAGCCACGTGGCGTACTTCCCGTGGCAGCACCGCTTCCACGAGCCCGTGGAGGTGGTGTTGCGCTTGTCGGGCACGCTGGCGTCGCGGGCCTCGGGGCTCTTCCCGGGGGCGACGCTGGAGCCGATGGGCGAGGGGCTCACGCTCGCGAAGCTGCGGGTGAGCTTCCTGGACGGTCTGGCGCGCTTCTGCCTCTCGCTGGGCGCGGACTGTGTCGTGGAGGGACCGGAGAGTGCCCGGTCCAGGTTGAGGGAGATGGCCGCGCGAGTCGCCAACCGCCACGCGGACGCGCTCGAGGGGAAGGTGACGGCATGA
- a CDS encoding FHA domain-containing protein: protein MPFQLTISEGKDAGKEFVFDQDSVLIGRTSECDVVLYDPGVSRRHCRLFLDGDAYSVEDQGSANGTLLNGSAVQTQALEDGDKLTLGPVTFIFTLMTAESSTGEEELPAGAEDGANSTRIVSVDALKRQRNKGVALAPDGADENALEEMRQGATRNNLRALRPASGGTSGSRAAVAASEPAAIERAGSSSPAPRRPARAESSAPVRARPQASAGASALSAAERARIRRESPGLVASAKLFWADASNAVRGGVIGGGVAVVLGIFGLLYWLVLSGSDTGPVGEEPAMLTRQPIRDSFGLGPDVTWARADMKIFEWEYTAATRAVVILHYQAQGISKDEVMVSVNGVDVGKVPPDTLASQDRALELMIPSQHLKKGEPNRIVFDNTKNPPGEDPWRIWNIWVESALLPELLPEELVRQATESYKRGRKNNDTPDIGARNRYEAWKSFREAWLMLEAHPEPKPDLYYEAQERMKVAQQELDRTCAKLLLEVEGYYNQGNYKGASATLDHVKQYFPEYDQPCATRAENKREEYGL from the coding sequence ATGCCTTTCCAGCTGACGATCTCCGAGGGAAAAGACGCCGGCAAGGAGTTCGTCTTCGACCAGGACTCCGTGCTCATCGGTCGTACGTCCGAATGTGACGTCGTCCTGTACGACCCTGGTGTGTCCCGCCGCCACTGCCGCCTGTTCCTCGACGGAGACGCCTACAGCGTCGAGGACCAGGGCAGCGCCAACGGCACCCTGCTCAACGGCTCCGCCGTGCAGACCCAGGCCCTGGAGGACGGCGACAAGCTGACCCTGGGGCCGGTGACGTTCATCTTCACCCTGATGACGGCGGAGTCCTCCACGGGCGAGGAGGAGCTGCCCGCGGGCGCGGAGGACGGCGCGAACAGCACGCGCATCGTCTCCGTGGATGCCCTCAAGCGTCAGCGCAACAAGGGCGTGGCCCTGGCTCCGGACGGGGCGGATGAGAACGCCCTGGAGGAGATGCGTCAGGGGGCCACTCGCAACAACCTGCGCGCGCTGCGGCCCGCCTCGGGCGGCACCAGTGGCTCGCGCGCGGCCGTGGCGGCGTCGGAGCCCGCGGCCATCGAGCGCGCGGGGAGTTCCTCGCCCGCACCGCGCCGGCCTGCCCGAGCGGAGAGCTCGGCGCCCGTGCGCGCGCGTCCCCAGGCCAGCGCCGGGGCCAGCGCCCTGTCCGCCGCGGAGCGAGCCCGCATCCGCCGTGAGTCCCCCGGTCTGGTGGCGAGCGCCAAGCTGTTCTGGGCGGACGCCAGCAACGCGGTGCGCGGCGGTGTGATTGGCGGTGGCGTCGCGGTGGTGCTGGGCATCTTCGGCCTTCTGTACTGGCTGGTCCTGAGCGGCTCGGACACCGGGCCCGTGGGCGAGGAGCCCGCGATGCTCACCCGTCAGCCCATCCGCGACTCGTTCGGCCTGGGGCCGGACGTGACGTGGGCCCGGGCGGACATGAAGATCTTCGAGTGGGAGTACACCGCCGCCACCCGCGCGGTGGTCATCCTCCACTACCAGGCGCAGGGCATCTCGAAGGACGAGGTGATGGTCAGCGTCAACGGCGTGGACGTGGGCAAGGTGCCCCCGGACACGCTGGCCAGCCAGGACCGCGCGCTGGAGCTGATGATTCCGTCCCAGCACCTGAAGAAGGGCGAGCCCAACCGCATCGTCTTCGACAACACCAAGAATCCGCCAGGCGAGGACCCCTGGCGCATCTGGAACATCTGGGTCGAGAGCGCGCTGCTGCCGGAGCTGCTGCCCGAGGAGCTCGTGCGTCAGGCCACCGAGTCCTACAAGCGCGGCCGGAAGAACAACGACACGCCGGACATCGGCGCCCGCAACCGCTACGAGGCGTGGAAGTCCTTCCGCGAGGCGTGGCTGATGCTGGAGGCCCACCCGGAGCCCAAGCCGGACCTCTACTACGAGGCCCAGGAGCGCATGAAGGTCGCGCAGCAGGAGCTGGACAGGACCTGCGCCAAGCTGCTGCTCGAGGTGGAGGGCTACTACAACCAGGGCAACTACAAGGGCGCCTCCGCCACCCTGGACCACGTGAAGCAGTACTTCCCCGAGTACGACCAGCCCTGTGCCACCCGCGCGGAGAACAAGCGCGAGGAGTACGGGCTGTAG
- a CDS encoding WYL domain-containing protein, with product MSNVHERLRRLLFLVPYVSKNPGVTVEALARALNVSREDLLEELDLLTCVGRPPFNPDDYIDIYVDNDRVYVDLDQRLFAPPRLTAGEAAALAASAELLRPAAGDALQSALQKLERVLPPHVRERYREMYRKIDASAEAPQALGPLTRAILERREVTFGYASPGRPAEPRQVRPYELLSHRGQWYLQGFCHTRQDSRLFRLDRMEDIVITDTPFVLPPDARADVPNPARSRSEDSVRVRFSPVAAPYVKERFGQDARPLADGGVEVLVAGDSERWLTQWVLSFGGEAEVVEPVSARAAVARAARASIGL from the coding sequence ATGAGCAACGTCCACGAGCGGCTTCGCCGCCTGCTGTTCCTGGTTCCGTACGTGTCCAAGAACCCCGGCGTCACGGTGGAGGCGCTCGCGCGCGCCCTCAACGTCAGCCGGGAGGACCTGCTGGAGGAGCTGGACCTGCTCACGTGCGTGGGCCGGCCCCCGTTCAATCCCGACGACTACATCGACATCTACGTGGACAATGACCGCGTCTACGTGGACCTGGACCAGCGGCTGTTCGCGCCGCCTCGGCTGACGGCGGGAGAGGCCGCGGCGCTGGCCGCGTCGGCGGAGCTCCTGCGCCCGGCCGCGGGCGACGCGCTCCAGAGCGCCCTCCAGAAGCTGGAGCGCGTGCTGCCACCCCACGTGCGTGAGCGCTACCGCGAAATGTATCGAAAGATTGACGCCTCCGCGGAGGCGCCCCAGGCGCTGGGCCCGCTGACGCGGGCCATCCTCGAGCGGCGGGAGGTGACGTTCGGCTACGCCAGCCCCGGCCGTCCCGCGGAGCCTCGCCAGGTGCGGCCTTATGAGCTGCTCAGCCACCGGGGACAGTGGTATCTCCAGGGCTTCTGCCACACCCGGCAGGACTCCCGCCTGTTCCGGCTGGACCGCATGGAGGACATCGTCATCACCGATACGCCGTTCGTCCTCCCGCCCGACGCCCGGGCGGATGTCCCCAACCCGGCCCGGAGCCGCTCCGAGGACTCCGTGCGTGTGCGTTTCTCACCCGTGGCGGCACCCTACGTGAAGGAGCGCTTCGGGCAGGACGCCCGGCCGCTCGCGGATGGCGGGGTGGAGGTCCTGGTGGCGGGTGACAGCGAGCGGTGGCTCACCCAGTGGGTGCTGTCGTTCGGGGGCGAGGCGGAGGTGGTGGAACCGGTCTCCGCGCGTGCCGCCGTTGCCCGGGCGGCTCGTGCCTCGATAGGATTGTAG